The proteins below come from a single Bryobacter aggregatus MPL3 genomic window:
- a CDS encoding hybrid sensor histidine kinase/response regulator: protein MKYVISILLFSASTLSCQFPGRPIGARKVLRMGSNQSPPFNYWDEKGQPAGFAVDVINRAAEIAGYRLEWIHSDLSPDDTLAQKKADFWPFVTVYEERRDDFYMTDAWWRTATILFFPKQLQIKSAADLANRSIALTSPSKQFVPKLQLPASTTVRIQGTSEETFLAMCQGKVDAAWLDYRVADGVLLNRPEACPSMQLGSLLLEDTARTFSIGARFGFENEAKRLRAAIDEMGDSGEIVTIATNWKLLHKTDSAFILWLNRTQEKNTHLRVLSGAILVVLGIAIFFLQRMSQARKNAELSARARSQFLANMSHEIRTPMNGILGMMELTLDSELSREQRENLSMARHSARALLEILDDILDFSRIESGKLSLESIPFDLREVAKRSVQILSLAAHEKGLHLEVLADEKLPAWLAGDPGRLQQVLVNLLGNAVKFTAMGKVLLRLEAEPQENGYWKIAIAVIDSGVGIPVEQQNRIFDAFTQADSSTTRRFGGTGLGLAISTQLVKMMGGKLEVHSKLGEGSTFSFEIQLHEAQAAVPTPTGSRLSPSRPLSLLVAEDNDVNRTLLHRILQRAGHEVETVTNGLQALEALQNRSFDVVLMDIHMPEMDGLEATRAVRAREKACGKHTPIVALTALALKGDAERCLAAGMDAYLPKPLNRSDLFALLAKIEAGADVKVPSPS, encoded by the coding sequence TTGAAGTATGTAATCTCCATTCTTCTGTTCAGTGCGAGCACCCTCTCGTGCCAGTTCCCAGGACGCCCGATCGGCGCCCGTAAGGTGCTTCGGATGGGGTCCAACCAAAGCCCTCCATTCAATTATTGGGACGAAAAGGGCCAGCCGGCTGGCTTTGCGGTGGATGTCATCAATCGCGCGGCAGAAATTGCGGGATATCGCCTCGAATGGATTCATTCGGACTTGTCTCCGGACGATACACTGGCGCAGAAGAAGGCCGATTTCTGGCCCTTCGTGACAGTCTATGAGGAGCGCCGGGACGACTTCTACATGACCGATGCCTGGTGGCGCACCGCAACGATTCTATTCTTCCCCAAGCAACTTCAAATCAAATCGGCCGCAGACTTGGCGAATCGGTCCATTGCGCTCACTTCCCCCTCCAAACAATTTGTCCCGAAACTCCAATTGCCGGCATCAACCACTGTCAGAATTCAGGGAACGTCAGAAGAAACGTTTCTTGCCATGTGCCAGGGAAAAGTGGATGCTGCCTGGCTCGATTACCGGGTTGCCGACGGCGTGCTTCTGAACCGTCCGGAAGCCTGTCCATCAATGCAATTGGGTTCGCTTTTGCTCGAAGACACCGCACGCACCTTCTCCATCGGGGCAAGATTTGGATTCGAGAATGAGGCCAAGCGGCTGCGAGCCGCCATTGATGAAATGGGGGACTCCGGAGAAATCGTCACCATTGCCACCAACTGGAAGCTGTTGCACAAAACAGACTCGGCCTTCATTCTCTGGCTCAACCGGACCCAAGAAAAGAACACCCACCTCAGAGTGCTCTCCGGGGCCATCCTGGTGGTATTGGGCATCGCGATCTTCTTTCTCCAACGCATGTCCCAGGCGCGGAAGAATGCGGAACTCTCGGCGCGCGCTCGTAGCCAGTTTCTGGCCAATATGAGCCATGAGATCCGGACTCCGATGAATGGCATTCTCGGCATGATGGAGCTCACCCTCGATTCCGAGCTCTCGAGAGAACAGCGGGAGAATCTCTCGATGGCTCGGCACTCCGCGCGGGCGTTGCTTGAGATTCTCGACGACATCCTTGATTTCAGCCGCATCGAGAGCGGAAAGCTCTCGTTGGAATCGATTCCTTTCGATCTCCGGGAGGTGGCCAAGCGCTCTGTGCAGATTCTGAGCCTGGCCGCACATGAGAAAGGCCTTCATCTTGAGGTTCTGGCTGACGAGAAGCTGCCCGCCTGGCTCGCAGGGGATCCGGGACGCCTGCAGCAGGTGTTGGTCAATCTATTGGGGAATGCCGTCAAGTTCACCGCGATGGGCAAGGTTCTGCTCCGGCTCGAGGCGGAACCGCAAGAGAACGGCTACTGGAAGATCGCAATTGCCGTCATCGATTCTGGCGTTGGCATTCCGGTCGAGCAGCAGAATCGGATCTTTGACGCCTTTACCCAGGCAGACTCGTCAACCACACGCCGCTTTGGCGGCACGGGACTCGGGCTCGCAATCTCCACACAGCTCGTAAAAATGATGGGTGGAAAGCTCGAAGTCCATTCGAAATTGGGTGAAGGAAGTACCTTCTCGTTCGAGATCCAGTTGCACGAAGCGCAAGCCGCAGTCCCCACTCCCACCGGCAGCAGGCTGAGTCCATCGAGACCGCTATCGCTTCTGGTTGCAGAAGACAACGATGTCAATCGGACGCTACTCCATCGCATCCTCCAGAGAGCAGGTCATGAAGTCGAAACAGTGACCAACGGACTGCAGGCGCTTGAGGCACTGCAGAACCGTAGTTTCGATGTGGTTTTGATGGATATTCACATGCCGGAGATGGATGGGCTTGAAGCAACGCGGGCAGTTCGCGCACGGGAGAAAGCCTGTGGCAAGCACACCCCGATCGTGGCGCTTACCGCTCTGGCCTTAAAGGGAGACGCCGAGCGCTGTCTTGCCGCGGGAATGGATGCCTATCTGCCCAAGCCCTTGAACCGGAGCGATCTGTTCGCGCTGCTCGCCAAAATTGAGGCGGGTGCGGACGTAAAAGTGCCCTCCCCTTCCTGA
- a CDS encoding alpha/beta hydrolase, which yields MRPFFLTLISALVLFAQKPEPAAVLKMAAKPASPEFQKNLEASFTPQQLEKGEASLAVGPDSLYAIKAAKPPQLFVDDQPAGAMKKAGAYYIGTAKIAPYTSHTYHYMIDGKRFGGRFDVIAFGPEAYEQAGVPQGKLSEKFTSNSKIYEGMASEYWVYVPAQYNAATPAPVMIWQDGQNYANRAANNRVLIQIDNLVHQKRIPAAIHIFIAPGKVGAKAMRSILYDTYTDKYSHYLLEEILAEVSSKWNLRKDGYSRAIAGESSGAICAFNAAWWRPEEFTRVYSRIGSYTSIQWKPGELDGGNIYPFAIRKMPKRNIRAFLSDGSEDIENNHGSWPLQNIQMANSLKLREYDFRFVFGTGAHSTAQGHAEIPIALPWIWRGYDPAKTSEEFVMDPAEKEKPYFRVKALNRN from the coding sequence ATGCGACCCTTCTTTCTTACCCTCATTAGTGCCCTCGTCCTGTTTGCGCAGAAACCGGAGCCGGCTGCAGTTTTAAAAATGGCCGCCAAGCCGGCATCCCCAGAATTCCAGAAGAACCTCGAAGCGAGCTTCACCCCGCAGCAACTTGAGAAAGGAGAAGCCAGTCTAGCGGTTGGTCCGGATTCGCTCTACGCAATCAAGGCCGCGAAGCCCCCGCAGCTCTTCGTTGACGATCAACCCGCCGGCGCCATGAAGAAGGCCGGGGCCTACTATATCGGCACGGCAAAGATCGCGCCTTACACCTCCCATACCTACCACTACATGATCGATGGCAAACGCTTCGGCGGCCGCTTCGATGTCATTGCATTTGGACCCGAAGCCTATGAACAAGCCGGAGTGCCGCAAGGCAAGCTCAGCGAGAAGTTCACATCCAACAGCAAGATTTATGAAGGCATGGCCAGCGAATACTGGGTCTATGTCCCGGCCCAATACAATGCGGCGACGCCCGCGCCTGTCATGATTTGGCAGGATGGCCAGAACTACGCGAACCGTGCAGCGAACAACCGCGTCCTCATCCAGATCGACAACCTGGTTCACCAGAAGCGGATTCCGGCCGCGATTCACATCTTCATCGCGCCGGGCAAGGTTGGCGCCAAGGCAATGCGCAGCATCCTGTATGACACCTACACCGACAAGTACTCGCACTACCTGCTCGAGGAGATTCTCGCCGAGGTGAGCAGCAAGTGGAATCTGCGCAAGGACGGCTATTCGCGCGCGATCGCTGGAGAAAGTTCTGGAGCCATCTGCGCGTTCAATGCGGCTTGGTGGCGTCCGGAGGAGTTCACTCGTGTGTATTCCCGCATCGGCAGCTACACCAGTATCCAGTGGAAGCCGGGCGAACTGGATGGCGGCAACATCTATCCGTTCGCGATTCGGAAGATGCCCAAACGCAACATCCGCGCTTTCTTGAGCGACGGCAGCGAAGACATCGAGAACAATCACGGCTCCTGGCCGCTGCAGAATATCCAGATGGCAAACTCATTGAAGCTGCGCGAGTATGACTTCCGCTTTGTCTTCGGCACGGGCGCACACAGTACGGCGCAGGGCCACGCAGAAATCCCCATTGCCCTGCCCTGGATCTGGCGTGGCTATGACCCGGCAAAGACCAGCGAAGAGTTTGTGATGGATCCGGCGGAGAAAGAGAAGCCTTACTTCCGCGTAAAAGCTCTGAACCGCAACTAA
- a CDS encoding carboxymuconolactone decarboxylase family protein, with the protein MSDTYLPDLEKESNAGGPYAASIKSMRAAGLEVPGILHLLTFKPKATDLLSQFTQEVMRGKSPLSPAFRELIATITSEGNKCEFSRDAHAQAAALLFETEGRVKSGKGQAFLGAVLQGDAKLTDAEWALLEFVVQVNLEAQDVEEKDIRKLRKAGWSDEALYDAITVCSLTNFYNRWVGAAGVAWQNEESSISSGTRIAKRGYIP; encoded by the coding sequence ATGTCGGACACCTACCTTCCCGATTTGGAGAAAGAATCCAACGCCGGCGGGCCATACGCCGCCAGCATCAAATCGATGCGCGCCGCCGGTCTTGAAGTACCCGGCATTCTTCACCTGCTGACCTTCAAGCCCAAGGCGACTGATCTGTTGAGCCAGTTCACGCAAGAGGTGATGCGTGGCAAGTCGCCACTCAGTCCCGCCTTTCGCGAACTGATCGCAACCATCACGAGCGAGGGCAACAAGTGCGAGTTCTCCCGTGATGCACACGCCCAGGCAGCGGCACTGCTCTTTGAGACAGAAGGCCGGGTTAAGTCTGGGAAGGGACAGGCCTTCTTAGGCGCGGTTCTGCAGGGCGACGCCAAGCTGACCGATGCGGAATGGGCACTCCTGGAATTTGTTGTCCAGGTGAATCTCGAGGCACAGGACGTCGAGGAAAAGGACATCCGGAAACTCCGGAAGGCTGGCTGGAGCGATGAAGCGCTTTACGACGCCATCACCGTCTGTTCTCTGACGAACTTCTACAATCGCTGGGTTGGAGCCGCGGGCGTTGCCTGGCAGAATGAAGAATCTTCCATATCAAGCGGCACACGTATTGCCAAGCGGGGCTACATCCCATAG